TATCATCTGAGATTACCTGAATGGGACGACCCAGGATAACTGGCAGGAAGAAATCCGCCTGGGGGAGGATATCCAGATGGTGGATATCCTGGAGGAGGAGGGTACCCTGCAGGTGGATGTCCGCCCGGAGGAGTATATCCATATGGAGGATATCCTTGTGGTGGATAACCATGCGGATGATATGCAGGAGGGGGGTACGGTCCAAGGTGTTGAGGGTAATAAGCAGATCCAGCAGCATATGCTGCAAGATTAGAAAACAACCCTTTATCCTGGCTATCCGGGTTTTCCTTTCTGTCTCCCATTTTTCTCGACGTCAGATCAAAATAATGCTGTGTAATGAATGGAGAAATGAGCATGTGCAATAATTATGGACAACAAGAATATAAATCTATGTTACTCCTGGAGCCTCGAGAAACATTTTAGGAATTTTTTTGAGATATTGTTGATCAACAGACCTTGAATCGCAAACTGTATCTCATCATAAAGGCTTGATACTATATTATTCAAGATTCATTTTTGTTGTTCAAATTGAAGTATCACAAGGAAATACAAAAGTGGATTTTCAGACATAAGAATCAAAGTGTATACATTTTCATAACTCTTTAAACAATTCTCTCAatggaaaacaaaaaaaaaaaagaaaataacaaaaaatccAAACTCTAACATGATTGAAGCCACACAAAAAACAAGATGCAATACGTTCCCTGGCAAAAGCTCCTGGATGACGAAGACTACTGTTTTTCGAATAAAAAACGTCAAATTTAAATTCTATTATTCAACAACTATAAAATCCTTCTTCATACAACATGATTAAAGCCACACAAAAACGAAGATAAAAAAGACCAACATCATCAATCAATTCTCTATATGaaaatgaaaatcatataaactCAAAGGTAATGCAACAATCATACAAAAACACAAGCATGAGAGCAAGAAGTGAGAGAGAAATCCCCCTCTACCAATTATGAAATTTAAGCCtaatttatcaaaaaaaaaatctaaaattttacCTTCTCAAATAGAATTTAACAGATTCTCACAACATCAACCATTAATTGCAAGCAAGAAACAAGAAAATTTGATAACAGCTTCAACAAAAAAATCTAAAGGGGTTACAAACAGGAAAACAAAAACTTCAACAACAAATGAAGCCAACATCTAACACCATAATCACAAATCAAGGGCAATTCACAAAATACTGGATCACAACCAAACAAATCATCCAAGAATTTATATTTGTAGGCAAGAATTGAGCGATTAATATACCTATTCAAATGCAGTTCCCCTAGAGATTTTTTGGGAATAATTCTGTGTtcttgtataatttttttatagaacAGAAATCGCCTGGGGATTATTTTGAAAGCAATCCATGTCCATGTTACGTTACCCGCATTTAAAATGTACTCCACACGTTTCTTCTATGCGTATACTTttaatttccaaaaaaaaatgtgtatatatttttattataaatacaaATACTTTTTTCTTAAGATAATATAAAACGGTTttgtatataaattttaaaaatagttttataaATGTTGGTGGGGTTTCTGGTGAACACTTTTAAAGGATTTGAAATCTAGATAATAAAACTCAAAAAATTCGCAAGAGAGAACTCTTTGTTTTTAACAAGAATTTGCCCTCATGATGCTGATGAGATATGATAATCATCTCTCAAGATACCACGACTTCCAACATATGATAGTAACACTACAGATCACGAGTTTCATAACCAGAAAATGAAACAAATTTTAAGacgaaagaagaagaaattcaaTATGAATACAGCAAAAGACACTTTTTGGAGGCAAAGATTCATGAAAACTAACAACTCTTGTCAAACAACAACCTCagctgcttaggcgcctcctcgACAGACCTAAAAAATTCCAAGACATAGAGGGGATCTTAGGCGCCTCCCCTGCAGTCGGGATTGTTCCAGGCCGTATTTGGGTTGCAACAAGGTGCCTCAGTGCTTCATCTGGCGAATAGAACAATTCATATTgagttttatatatttattagcTTAAATTTCATTCATTAAGCTTTCAATTTATCCAAAAATCTCTGACATGAATGAAATTAATTCATGAATGCACGTGATGTTAAAAGATAGTTTACACAAAAAAAATGATCGTATCAAGAGATATAGTTTTTGGATTTGAACCTTCCATAGTAGAATGCTATCGGATTTACTAGATCACGAAATGAACATGATGTAATGAAATTCTTGACGGTTTGTGTAAAACCATACAACAATACCTACACGATAATTTTCCTATGATTTCCTTTTGGTATTCTGGTTTTGTTCGTTCTGTCCATGGAATGAACACATCTTGGCTTCCACTACAAGAAAATACACATTCAACAACACtccaaagacaacgatttttattaaaaccgttgtgttttttacttttaacaatgGATTTAacaaaaatcgttgtcgtagcaAAAAAAAACCCGCTTATAGacaacgttttttcaaaaaccgttgtctttgatgtgtctacgacaacggtttttaaaaccgttgtctatgagcaTCTTTTTTTTGGGCTTCGACAACAAtatttaaaaaccgttgtttaAGAGCGTTTTTTTttgctacaacaacggttttaaaaaccgttgtctatgagcgtttttgtttaggctacaacaacggtttttaaaaactgttgtctgTGTATGTGTTTTTCcgggctacaacaacggttttaaaaaccgttgtctatatgTGTTTCTGtcaagggtcaaagacaacggtttgtataaaccgttgtctttcagcTGGTTTTTTTTAgaactacgacaacggtttttcaaaaaccgttgtcgttgttctaattttttttaaaaaaatcggttaaaataaaattgtaggAATATAAAGTGACATAGCGACGGAGTtatgaaaccgtcgctaattttacaATCGCGACGGTTGTAACACTAACCGTCAatataattagcgacggtttttgtaaAACTGTGGTAAATTTGAATTAGCGACagtataaaccgtcgctaaatatagcgcgGTTTTATTCAACTGTCACattttcaaattagcgacggttgttctATTTAAATTCAGTTTCAATAAAACTGTCGTACTTTTTAATTAGTGACGGTAATAAccatcgctaatttaaaaattacgacgtttcgctaatagcgacggctTAAGTTTTACTGTCACTATTACCGACGGATGAAGCTTAAccatcgctaatagcgacggtttaagccaaaaccatcgctaatagcgacggtttacacTAAAACCGTTgccaaattgtctataaatacccGCATCCTCAGTCATTTTCTCCACATAATaagtttctctcttcttttttttgaaGGAAAGTTTCTCTCTTCTATGATTTTACTTTCGCTTCAATTTTAAGTGTTAGGTTATAACTATTATTTGTTTAGTAAAAttgtaagttattaaattataaaagatagtgttaatttttctctctttcatgatttattaaattataaaagaaattttttttattttacgtaaaacaTTAGCGACAAAAATCATGtgaacaaccgtcgctaattagcgacgaaaaCCATGAGAACAACCGTCGCGATGTAGCGACGGAACAGATGTATACAACTGTCGCTAATTATCGACGGAAAGCATATAAAAAATCGTCGcaaattgcgacggttttttagaAAACCCGTCGCAATATTTTGTttaacaacaatttttttaattctacgacaacagtttttcaccgtcgtctttagacgtctacgacaacggtttttcaccgttatctttgagcgcaccctttaaccacagggcctttaacaacggttttacagaacctacgacaacggtttttcaccgtcttCTTTGAcgcctacgacaacggtttttcaccgttgtctttgagcacaccctttaaccacaggggctttaacaacggttttatttCACCTTTGAGCACACCTTTTAACCACAGGagctttaacaacggttttatttCACCTatgacaacggtgaaaaaccgttgtctttcgtcttttttttttgtagtatTCATAAGTGTTTCTTTTGGGCAGCCTGTCCTCACACTTACATATGTAGTATTTCCTTTGAAGAGTATCCTACCATACTCCGCAATTTACAGGCAAATGAACCATTAAAAGTACAAACTTATCCGCATTACATTTGTAGGAACAATACTTTTCGTCCTAGGAATGAGAGAAAAGTAATTCTTAAGTTCTAGAACAAGATCTTGAAATCTCTAATAAACAAATTTGGATTGCCactatgaaatttttatttgtagATATAAGCTCATTCCTCTTGACAAGCTATACACTTGATCTTCATTCAAAACTTTTATAACAGATCCATTATCATATGATTTCACTCGATCAAAGACGATAACATTACTGGAGAA
This sequence is a window from Primulina tabacum isolate GXHZ01 chromosome 17, ASM2559414v2, whole genome shotgun sequence. Protein-coding genes within it:
- the LOC142531399 gene encoding uncharacterized protein LOC142531399: MGDRKENPDSQDKGLFSNLAAYAAGSAYYPQHLGPYPPPAYHPHGYPPQGYPPYGYTPPGGHPPAGYPPPPGYPPSGYPPPGGFLPASYPGSSHSGHGIGGLLAGGAAAAAAAYGAHHLAHGGYHHGGYFGHHHGNFKHGKFKHGKFGKRWKHGMFGKHKGKFFRFKKWK